The sequence below is a genomic window from Draconibacterium halophilum.
TTGCATATACCAGTATTGGAGGCTACGAAGCCATTTCAAGTACACTTCCTGCCGAATTTTTGTCGCTCACCAATGTAAGCTGGCAACAAATTATTAACTGGATGTTTACCATTATACCGATTTGGTTTATCGGGATGACCCTTTATCAACGGATTTACGCAGCTAAAAATACGCAGGCAGCACAAAGAGGCTGGTTTATAGCCGGCCTGTTTGAATATCCACTGATGGCGTTTATCGGTGTAATATTAGGCATGTTTGCACGCGTGGCAATGGAAAATCAATTACTCCCGGGTTATAACGCCGCAAACCTAGATGCAGAAATGGGACTTCCTGTTTTACTAAAGACCGTACTTCCTGTTGGTTTTCTGGGTATTGTATTATCCGCCTACTTTTCGGCGATCATGTCAACCGCCGACAGTTGTTTAATGGCTGCATCGGGTAATTTGTTAACCGATGTTTTTCGCCTGCATAACGGAAAACGAAGTTTGCTTCTTTCTCAACTACTAACTTTTATTATTGGTAGTATTGCACTTTTACTGGCCTTAAAAATGACCAGCGTGCTGGAATTGATGCTCCACTCCTACTCCTTTATGGTATCAGGCATGATTATTCCGGTAATGGCAGCACTGTTTTCCAAAAGTCCGAATAAGCTGGCCGCTTTGCTATCCATGTTAACCGGAGGATCGCTAACCCTATTTCTTATTCTGTCGGGATTTAAACTTCCGTTGGGTTTAGATGCCAATATTTTTGGAATTGCAGGTTCGCTTCTGGTTTATTTAATTGTGGCTTCGGTAAAAAAAGAAAAGGCCCTAACTGTTTAATTACCAAAAACTGGCCATGTAAAAAAATGCAACAATAATATATTGGAATGGATTATGGAAGACAGGCAATAAAACAATATTTCAATTCAAGGCGGGAAGCGTTAACAAACAGCTAACAAAACAAAATATGTTTTAATAAGAGTAAAACAAAAAATCAATGCTCTTTAACTTGATTTGTCATCATCGTCTCTTATAATTTTATCTTCTATAATTTGATCTCCTTCCTGTAGCTTCTCTTCCACTTTCGCTACCCTGCCTTTACTGTCTTTTTCCTTTAATTTATCTATTTGATTTTTTAATGCAGGAATTTCGTATGCAAGTAGAAACAGGCCGGCAACTACAAAAATATATCCCAGAGGGATAAACGGTAACAACATAAAAACCAACCCCAAACATAATACGAACACCCCAATTACAAGTTTTATATACTTTTTATATTTTGAATTTATTTTCATCATCTATTGTAAGGTATTTCTAGTATTCTTAAACATTAACTTATTCTTCCACAGCTGTATCACTTTCACTCCTGATGGCCTATTTAATGAGGCTCAAAAGGAAATAAGAGACAAAACCAATTGACTCATCACTTACTAATAAATTTTAACGGCAATAACACCAACTATCCATGCCTTAAATCGTATCAAATTAAATCTGTTTCAATATTAACATCATTTTTAATCATCAATATGCAATATCATCAGTATTAAAACTAATTGCAGTCAAGTGTTCAATAATCAAGAGTTATTTTGCTAAACCATTGAAGCAATATCGTAAGCTGAACTGGGAAAAACAAAAGGAATTTGCCTGATCTCACTTGTTGTTAAACCAACTTTCATCGCCATAGCAAAAAGATTAATCGTTTCTTCGGCATGAGGCCCAACTAAATGTGCACCTACAATCTTTTCTGTTTTTGTATCGATGAGAATTTTATAAGCATACACCGGTGCCTTAATATGTTTTGCACTGAACCAATCTGCTACGGAATTACTGTTAACCTTAAAATCCAGTTTCCTGCTTAAAGCCTCTTTTTCGGTATATCCTACAGAAGCCAGTGGCGGGTAGGTAAAAACTGCCGATGGCATAACCGAATAATGGCTTTGTGTTACTCCGTTGCCCGTTAATTGCGATGATATAACATTTGCCTCCATCGAGGCCAGCGGAGTTAGAGGCAGTCCGTCAGAAGCTGCAACATCTCCAGCGGCATAAACATTCGGATTTGAAACGCTCCTTAAATACGAATCAACTTCAATTCCTTTTTCAGAATGGGCTACATTGCCATTTTCCAAAGCCAGATTAGATATAGCCGGCATTCGCCCGGAAGAATTAATAACAAACTCTGTAGTAAATTCAACTTTTGAACCAGCCTTCTTGGTAATTATCCTAAAATCATTTTCTGTTTTAATTATTTCTTCCACTTCAGCATTTAAAACCAGATTGATCCCGATTTTCTTACTGAATGCGACAATATGTTTAACCATATCCTGCTCAAAATTTTTTAAGAGAGAATCATCTTTGTCAAGAATGGTAACTTTTGAGCCGCAAAGAGCAGCTATATGCGCAAACTCAAAAGCAATATATCCTCCTCCTATAAACAGAACGTGTTTCGGCAGATTTTTCAATTCAAGAAAATCATCACTCGTACCCAGATTTTCAGCGCCATTAAAGCTTAAATTTCGTGGTTTTGCTCCGGTGGCAATTACAATCTTTTTTGCTTTAATTGTTTCGTTACCAATTTGTAACTGATTTTCGTTTAAAAATTTTGCCGTTCCATGAAATGTTGTTATTCCGTCTTTTTTAAAAGTTTTCTCCTTTTCTTTAGGTACCGACTTAACAAAC
It includes:
- a CDS encoding sodium:solute symporter family protein encodes the protein MGWIDLSIFCVYLLAMLGVGVYFLRKNKNTDDYFVGGRKLSSVHIGLSVVATDVGGGFSIGLGGLGFTMGLSGSWLLFTGLLGAWLSGVFLIPKVSGLARRKGFLSFPQFLEFVFDKKVALIAGLISAIGYLGFTSSQILAGAKLASSTFDGLTIENALLIMGTIAIVYTVLGGLKAVIYTDTIQWIILMAGLLFVGLPFAYTSIGGYEAISSTLPAEFLSLTNVSWQQIINWMFTIIPIWFIGMTLYQRIYAAKNTQAAQRGWFIAGLFEYPLMAFIGVILGMFARVAMENQLLPGYNAANLDAEMGLPVLLKTVLPVGFLGIVLSAYFSAIMSTADSCLMAASGNLLTDVFRLHNGKRSLLLSQLLTFIIGSIALLLALKMTSVLELMLHSYSFMVSGMIIPVMAALFSKSPNKLAALLSMLTGGSLTLFLILSGFKLPLGLDANIFGIAGSLLVYLIVASVKKEKALTV
- a CDS encoding PGPGW domain-containing protein, which produces MMKINSKYKKYIKLVIGVFVLCLGLVFMLLPFIPLGYIFVVAGLFLLAYEIPALKNQIDKLKEKDSKGRVAKVEEKLQEGDQIIEDKIIRDDDDKSS
- a CDS encoding dihydrolipoyl dehydrogenase family protein, which codes for MKEFDVFVIGTGVAGTAIANTCVKEGLSVGIADERPYGGTCATRGCIPKKVLWGVVHAAASAKRLNGKGIDQTPTINWKNLMEFKNTFVKSVPKEKEKTFKKDGITTFHGTAKFLNENQLQIGNETIKAKKIVIATGAKPRNLSFNGAENLGTSDDFLELKNLPKHVLFIGGGYIAFEFAHIAALCGSKVTILDKDDSLLKNFEQDMVKHIVAFSKKIGINLVLNAEVEEIIKTENDFRIITKKAGSKVEFTTEFVINSSGRMPAISNLALENGNVAHSEKGIEVDSYLRSVSNPNVYAAGDVAASDGLPLTPLASMEANVISSQLTGNGVTQSHYSVMPSAVFTYPPLASVGYTEKEALSRKLDFKVNSNSVADWFSAKHIKAPVYAYKILIDTKTEKIVGAHLVGPHAEETINLFAMAMKVGLTTSEIRQIPFVFPSSAYDIASMV